One region of Sphingomonas kaistensis genomic DNA includes:
- the folD gene encoding bifunctional methylenetetrahydrofolate dehydrogenase/methenyltetrahydrofolate cyclohydrolase FolD: MTGKRIDGKATAAELRAEVGRIAAFFRAGTGRPVGLATVLVGEDPASEVYIRSKRAACGEATMESVHHALPAETSEADLLALIARLNADPAVDGILVQLPLPGHMDAGRVIDAIDPDKDVDGFHVVNAGRLAVGDPAALVPCTPLGCLHLLKAELGDLSGKHAVVIGRSNIVGKPMAMLLLAESCTVTIAHSRTHDLPALVREADIVVAAVGRPEMVRGEWIKPGATVIDVGINRVAGTEPGKTRLVGDVAFAEAEAQAGAITPVPGGVGPMTIAMLLRNTVVAAHRRAGLAPPVGL; the protein is encoded by the coding sequence ATGACGGGCAAGCGGATCGACGGAAAGGCCACGGCGGCCGAGCTCAGGGCCGAGGTCGGGCGGATCGCCGCCTTCTTCCGCGCCGGCACCGGCCGCCCGGTCGGGCTTGCCACCGTGCTGGTCGGCGAGGATCCGGCGAGCGAGGTCTACATCCGCTCCAAGCGCGCGGCGTGCGGCGAGGCGACGATGGAGAGCGTCCACCATGCCCTTCCTGCCGAGACCAGCGAGGCCGATCTGCTGGCGCTGATCGCCCGCCTGAACGCCGATCCGGCGGTCGACGGAATTCTGGTCCAGTTGCCGCTGCCCGGGCACATGGACGCGGGGCGGGTGATCGACGCGATCGATCCCGACAAGGACGTCGACGGCTTCCACGTGGTCAATGCCGGGCGGCTGGCGGTCGGCGATCCCGCCGCACTGGTCCCCTGCACCCCGCTCGGCTGCCTGCACCTGCTCAAGGCCGAACTCGGCGACCTCAGCGGCAAGCATGCGGTGGTGATCGGCCGCTCCAACATCGTCGGCAAGCCGATGGCGATGCTGCTGCTGGCCGAAAGCTGCACCGTCACCATCGCCCACAGCCGCACCCACGACCTGCCCGCCCTCGTCCGCGAAGCCGACATCGTGGTCGCCGCGGTCGGTCGGCCCGAAATGGTCCGCGGCGAGTGGATCAAGCCCGGCGCGACCGTGATCGACGTCGGCATCAACCGCGTGGCTGGCACCGAGCCCGGCAAGACCCGGCTGGTCGGCGACGTCGCCTTTGCCGAGGCCGAAGCCCAGGCAGGCGCAATCACCCCGGTGCCGGGCGGGGTCGGTCCGATGACCATCGCCATGCTGCTCCGCAACACCGTCGTCGCGGCCCACCGCCGGGCCGGCCTCGCGCCGCCGGTGGGACTATGA
- a CDS encoding YggT family protein produces the protein MVILRTLLEIAAILLNVLWWLIIIQVILSWLVAFNVINTSSEGMRRFLVGLDRFLEPLYRPFRKILPDFGGLDLSPVVVLLLIGILINPVISNALASLPAPGM, from the coding sequence ATGGTCATCCTGCGCACCCTTCTCGAGATTGCCGCCATCCTGCTCAACGTCCTGTGGTGGCTGATCATCATCCAGGTGATCCTGAGCTGGCTGGTCGCCTTCAACGTCATCAACACCTCGAGCGAGGGGATGCGCCGCTTCCTGGTCGGCCTCGACCGCTTCCTCGAGCCGCTCTACCGCCCGTTCCGCAAGATCCTGCCCGACTTCGGCGGGCTCGACCTGTCGCCGGTGGTGGTGCTGCTGCTGATCGGCATCCTGATCAACCCGGTCATCTCCAACGCCCTCGCCTCCCTCCCCGCGCCGGGGATGTGA